AACTGTTCGCTGAAATTTGGCTCATGGACCTATGACAAAGCCAAAATTGATCTTCTGATCATTGGATCAAAAGTAGATATGAATGAATTTTGGGAAAACAGTGAATGGGAAATAGTTGATGCTTCTGGCTACAAACATGACATCAAATATAACTGCTGTGAAGAAATCTACACAGACATAACATACTCCTTTTATATTCGAAGGTTGCCAATGTTTTACACCATAAATCTGATCATTCCCTGTCTCTTCATCTCATTCCTGACTGTGTTAGTTTTTTACCTGCCATCTGACTGTGGTGAGAAAGTGACTCTTTGCATCTCTGTGCTCCTTTCTTTGACTGTGTTTTTACTGGTGATCACAGAAACAATCCCATCCACCTCTTTAGTAATTCCCCTCGTAGGTGAATATTTACTCTTCACTATGATATTTGTGACTCTGTCAATTGTCATCACGGTGTTTGTCCTGAATATACATTACAGGACACCAACCACACACACAATGCCCAAATGGGTAAAAACTGTCTTTCTTAGCCTGCTCCCCAAAGTCCTGTTGATGCAGAGGCCAgtagaacagcagaaaaaaaacatctgcagaaaaacCAAGAAAGGATCAACCAATACATTGGGCAAGTCAAAGCGCAGCAAACATAAAGATACCAAATTACACAAGGAGCAGCGATGCAGTCACTGTGAGAAGGCAACTGAACTCACTACCACCAAAAGAAGACGACTGAGCCATCAGTCACTGAAATGGGTGGCAGAGCACACGGAGTATTCCCCAGaagtgaaggatgtcattagaagCGTTCAGTTCATTGCAGAGAACATGAGGTCTCAAAATGAAACCAAAGAGGTAAGGGAGGTAACCACCTACCTGGGCATGGGGCCACACTTCCAGCAAGTGAAAATATTGTCTAGGAGGGCAGCCCAGAGAAACTGGAGTGGTTGGGTCTAGAGAAGAAAATTTTGAGACCTGTGAATGGGTGAAAGTTTCCTACAGAAAGGGAGGAGATAAATCATCCACTGGGGATGGAATAAGAAAAGTAATCTCATCCATTTTTCCTCTATCCCCAGTGGATAATTTAAGCAGAAAAACAGTCTTAGATTAGACATGAGGCTCACCcttcaaaggaaaagaagaggagcAACAGGCGGCCACGAGGAATGAACTTTGATCAGCAGTGTTTCAGGCAGAGTTGATCCTGCCGTGGGGCAGGGGATAGACTAGACAGGACCTTTCacggtctcttccaaccctaatTCTGTAGATCCTCAGAAGCAACCCCCTTCCACTGCTCAGCAACTACTCACCCCTGATTATCAGTGACATCTCAATACTAAATGTGCTATTTCCCAAGCAGGGTACTTTTCTGTATTAGTAATAGAACAAGCAAATTTGGGAACTGCTTTTTAAAGAACAGGGCTTTTCTAGCAGCGCCATAGTTGATCGGGAGAAGAACTG
This DNA window, taken from Opisthocomus hoazin isolate bOpiHoa1 chromosome Z, bOpiHoa1.hap1, whole genome shotgun sequence, encodes the following:
- the CHRNA6 gene encoding neuronal acetylcholine receptor subunit alpha-6, encoding MHPERWLSCCYPAFSLWAFVFTFLIKDTTACESEERLFHKLFSQYNQFIRPVENVSDPVTVYFEVAITQLTNVDEVNQIMETNLWLRHIWNDYKLRWDPREYDGIEFVRVPADKIWKPDIVLYNNAVGDFQVEGKTKALLRYDGMITWTPPAIFKSSCPMDITFFPFDHQNCSLKFGSWTYDKAKIDLLIIGSKVDMNEFWENSEWEIVDASGYKHDIKYNCCEEIYTDITYSFYIRRLPMFYTINLIIPCLFISFLTVLVFYLPSDCGEKVTLCISVLLSLTVFLLVITETIPSTSLVIPLVGEYLLFTMIFVTLSIVITVFVLNIHYRTPTTHTMPKWVKTVFLSLLPKVLLMQRPVEQQKKNICRKTKKGSTNTLGKSKRSKHKDTKLHKEQRCSHCEKATELTTTKRRRLSHQSLKWVAEHTEYSPEVKDVIRSVQFIAENMRSQNETKEVEDDWKYVAMVIDRVFLWVFIILCVFGTAGLFVQPLIADT